A single Novosphingobium aureum DNA region contains:
- a CDS encoding YebC/PmpR family DNA-binding transcriptional regulator, whose product MAGHSKFKNIMHRKGAQDKKRSAQFSKLSREITVAAKMGMPDPDMNPRLRAAVNAAKAQSMPKDNIQRAIDKASKGDAENYEEVRYEGYGPGGVALIVEALTDNRNRTATNVRTAFSKNGGNLGASGAVSHGFERLGLIEYPASVGDEDKVLEAAIEAGADDVESDMGDGDENPGGHSIWVASDALHEVAAELEKVLGEAEGVKLAWRPNLKVDVDEGTASTLLKLVDTLDDDDDVQTVWGNYEISDEVMEKLG is encoded by the coding sequence ATGGCAGGCCATTCCAAATTCAAGAACATCATGCATCGCAAGGGTGCGCAGGACAAGAAGCGCTCGGCGCAGTTCTCCAAGCTCAGCCGCGAAATCACCGTGGCCGCCAAGATGGGCATGCCCGACCCCGACATGAACCCGCGCCTGCGCGCTGCGGTCAACGCCGCCAAGGCGCAGTCGATGCCCAAGGACAACATCCAGCGCGCGATCGACAAGGCCTCGAAGGGCGATGCCGAGAACTACGAGGAAGTGCGCTACGAGGGCTACGGCCCGGGCGGTGTCGCGCTGATCGTCGAGGCACTGACCGACAACCGCAACCGCACCGCCACCAACGTGCGCACCGCCTTCTCCAAGAACGGCGGCAACCTCGGCGCTTCTGGCGCGGTCAGCCACGGTTTCGAGCGTCTCGGCCTGATCGAGTATCCCGCCTCGGTGGGTGACGAGGACAAGGTTCTCGAGGCCGCGATCGAGGCGGGCGCCGACGATGTCGAGAGCGACATGGGCGATGGCGACGAGAATCCGGGCGGCCACAGCATCTGGGTCGCTTCCGACGCGCTTCACGAAGTCGCCGCCGAGCTCGAGAAGGTTCTGGGCGAGGCCGAAGGCGTGAAGCTGGCATGGCGTCCCAACCTCAAGGTCGATGTCGACGAGGGCACCGCGAGCACGCTGCTCAAGCTGGTCGATACGCTCGACGACGACGACGACGTCCAGACTGTCTGGGGCAACTACGAGATCTCCGACGAGGTCATGGAAAAGCTGGGCTGA
- the ruvC gene encoding crossover junction endodeoxyribonuclease RuvC yields the protein MIIIGLDPGLTCTGWGVVAKSGSRLSHVANGQIRTDAKACMADRLVELDAALTDVILHHRPDAGAVEEVFVNVNPQSTLKLGQARGVAMLSIARAGLPVAEYSTKVVKKALVGTGGADKKQIQHMLRVLLPGVTLAGEDASDALAVAITHANMLGSHR from the coding sequence ATGATCATCATCGGGCTCGATCCCGGCCTTACCTGCACCGGCTGGGGCGTGGTCGCCAAGAGCGGCAGCCGCCTCAGCCACGTCGCCAACGGGCAGATCCGCACCGACGCCAAGGCCTGCATGGCCGACCGGCTGGTCGAGCTCGATGCGGCGCTGACCGACGTGATCCTCCATCACCGGCCCGATGCGGGCGCGGTCGAGGAGGTCTTCGTCAACGTGAACCCGCAATCGACGCTCAAGCTCGGACAGGCACGCGGTGTCGCCATGCTCTCGATCGCGCGCGCCGGGCTGCCGGTGGCGGAGTACTCGACCAAGGTCGTCAAGAAGGCGCTGGTCGGTACCGGGGGTGCCGACAAGAAGCAGATCCAGCACATGCTGCGCGTCCTGCTGCCCGGTGTCACGCTGGCGGGCGAGGATGCCTCCGACGCGCTCGCCGTCGCGATCACCCACGCCAACATGCTGGGCAGCCACCGCTGA
- a CDS encoding nucleoside deaminase yields the protein MTRSEPGAKSVDSSDAVWMRMALEHAVAEKGTDPAQTPIGAVIVRDGVLLARGVNLTEEHHDPTAHAEVVAMRAAGEATGEMRFEGATLYTTLQPCGMCTMASIWAGISRIVYGAGRDDVHEMYFEDRHLSTLDFVADAWKDDLTLVGGVLARECAQLYFGPHDAVPEEMQGND from the coding sequence ATGACCAGATCCGAACCGGGCGCGAAGAGCGTAGATAGCAGCGACGCTGTATGGATGCGCATGGCGCTCGAGCACGCCGTCGCCGAGAAGGGCACCGACCCTGCCCAGACGCCGATTGGTGCCGTGATCGTGCGTGACGGCGTGCTGCTCGCGCGCGGCGTCAACCTTACCGAGGAGCACCACGATCCCACCGCCCATGCCGAAGTCGTGGCGATGCGCGCGGCGGGCGAGGCGACCGGCGAGATGCGCTTCGAGGGCGCGACGCTCTACACCACGCTGCAGCCCTGCGGGATGTGCACGATGGCCTCGATCTGGGCAGGCATCAGCCGCATCGTCTATGGCGCGGGGCGCGACGACGTCCATGAAATGTACTTCGAGGACCGCCACCTCTCGACGCTCGATTTCGTCGCCGATGCCTGGAAGGACGACCTGACGCTTGTCGGCGGGGTCCTCGCGCGCGAGTGCGCGCAGCTCTATTTCGGCCCTCACGACGCGGTTCCCGAAGAGATGCAGGGCAACGACTGA
- the ruvA gene encoding Holliday junction branch migration protein RuvA, whose translation MIAKLTGLLDDTGPDWAVIDVNGVGYLVHCSARTLDHLGIRGDKVVVHTEMQVSETDQRLIGFTSAAERNWFRLLTAVQGVGSKVALAILSVLSTEELQRACAGGDSAMVARANGVGPKLATRIVNELKDKAGGMPVAPGSPALGATAVVPAGSASADAVSALQNLGFKPAVASAAVAHATGKLGEDAGLNDLVRVALKKASG comes from the coding sequence ATGATCGCGAAGCTCACCGGACTGCTTGACGACACCGGCCCCGACTGGGCGGTGATCGACGTCAATGGCGTTGGATACCTCGTGCACTGCTCGGCGCGCACGCTCGATCACCTCGGCATTCGCGGCGACAAGGTCGTGGTCCATACCGAGATGCAGGTCTCCGAGACCGACCAGCGCCTGATCGGCTTCACCTCGGCGGCCGAGCGCAACTGGTTCCGGCTGCTGACCGCGGTGCAGGGGGTGGGGTCGAAGGTCGCGCTGGCGATCCTCTCGGTGCTCTCGACCGAGGAACTCCAGCGCGCCTGCGCGGGCGGAGACAGCGCGATGGTCGCGCGCGCCAATGGCGTTGGCCCCAAGCTCGCGACGCGCATCGTCAACGAATTGAAGGACAAGGCGGGCGGGATGCCGGTGGCACCGGGCTCGCCGGCGCTCGGCGCGACGGCCGTTGTGCCCGCAGGCTCGGCCAGCGCGGACGCCGTCTCGGCGCTCCAGAATCTGGGCTTCAAGCCCGCCGTCGCCAGCGCCGCCGTCGCCCATGCGACGGGCAAGCTGGGCGAGGATGCCGGGCTCAACGATCTCGTGCGCGTGGCGCTCAAGAAGGCTTCGGGGTGA
- a CDS encoding DsrE family protein has protein sequence MIARFVTAALALGLVSGAPLAAQDMSGFSKGPVFTEYGAVARVESDLPVGPETHFKVVYNVHEGAKPGEVLRAFDTAARFINMNVAAGVPEKNIAVALVVHGKAGWDLTSDAAYAAHFDGKAQANASGKLVGQLLAHGVKIYICGQSAKAMGIDRSDLIPGVQVALSAMDAFALLQQQGYVLLP, from the coding sequence ATGATCGCAAGGTTCGTGACGGCAGCGCTCGCGCTTGGCCTGGTGTCGGGCGCACCGCTCGCAGCGCAGGACATGTCCGGTTTCAGCAAGGGGCCGGTCTTTACCGAATACGGCGCGGTGGCCCGGGTCGAGTCCGACTTGCCGGTAGGGCCCGAGACGCACTTCAAGGTCGTCTACAACGTCCACGAAGGTGCCAAGCCCGGCGAAGTGCTGCGCGCCTTCGACACCGCCGCGCGCTTCATCAACATGAACGTTGCCGCCGGCGTGCCCGAGAAGAACATCGCGGTTGCCCTCGTCGTGCATGGCAAGGCGGGCTGGGACCTTACCAGTGATGCCGCTTATGCCGCTCACTTCGATGGCAAGGCCCAGGCCAATGCCAGCGGCAAGCTCGTCGGCCAGTTGCTCGCGCACGGGGTGAAGATCTACATCTGCGGCCAGAGCGCGAAGGCCATGGGCATCGACAGGAGCGACCTCATCCCCGGCGTGCAGGTGGCACTGTCTGCGATGGATGCCTTTGCGCTCCTGCAGCAGCAGGGCTACGTGCTGCTGCCGTGA
- the ruvB gene encoding Holliday junction branch migration DNA helicase RuvB, whose amino-acid sequence MTDNPILSPASQPEDADAALRPKTLSDFVGQEAAKDNLHVFIESAKSRREAMDHTLFFGPPGLGKTTLAQIVARELGVGFRATSGPVIAKAGDLAALLTNLEQGDVLFIDEIHRLNPVVEEVLYPAMEDRALDLIIGEGPAARSVRIDLPPFTLIGATTRQGLLQTPLRDRFGIPVRLQFYTVPELEHVVTRGANLLGIGMDKGGATEIARRSRGTPRVAGRLMRRVRDFAHVAGSDVITRAIADDALTRLDVDSIGLDMQDRRYLTMIADIYKGGPVGVETLAAGLSEPRDTIEEVIEPYLIQLGLVARTARGRCLNDRGWQHLGLTPPEGAAGNARQVGLFDSGRAEG is encoded by the coding sequence ATGACCGATAACCCGATCCTCTCTCCCGCCTCGCAGCCCGAGGACGCCGATGCGGCGCTCAGGCCAAAGACCCTGTCCGATTTCGTCGGGCAGGAAGCGGCCAAGGACAACCTGCACGTTTTCATCGAGAGCGCCAAGTCGCGGCGCGAGGCGATGGATCACACGCTGTTCTTCGGACCGCCGGGCCTCGGCAAGACGACGCTGGCGCAGATCGTCGCGCGCGAGCTGGGCGTGGGCTTTCGCGCCACCTCGGGCCCGGTCATCGCCAAGGCGGGCGATCTCGCTGCGCTGCTCACCAATCTCGAGCAGGGCGACGTCCTGTTCATCGACGAGATCCACCGCCTCAATCCGGTGGTCGAGGAAGTGCTCTACCCGGCGATGGAGGACCGCGCGCTCGACCTCATCATCGGCGAAGGCCCTGCTGCACGTTCTGTACGTATCGACCTGCCGCCCTTCACGCTGATTGGGGCCACCACGCGACAGGGGCTGCTCCAGACCCCCTTGCGCGACCGTTTCGGCATCCCGGTGCGCCTCCAGTTCTATACCGTGCCCGAGTTGGAGCACGTGGTGACGCGCGGGGCGAACCTGCTCGGCATCGGCATGGACAAGGGCGGCGCGACCGAGATCGCGCGCCGCTCGCGCGGAACGCCGCGCGTCGCAGGGCGCCTGATGCGCCGCGTGCGCGACTTCGCCCACGTCGCGGGCTCGGACGTCATCACCCGCGCCATCGCCGACGATGCGCTGACCCGGCTCGACGTCGATTCGATCGGTCTCGACATGCAGGACCGGCGCTACCTCACGATGATCGCCGACATCTACAAGGGCGGCCCGGTCGGCGTCGAGACGCTGGCGGCGGGCCTGTCCGAGCCGCGTGACACGATCGAGGAAGTGATCGAGCCCTACCTCATCCAGCTCGGCCTCGTCGCGCGGACCGCGCGTGGCCGCTGCCTCAACGATCGTGGCTGGCAGCACCTCGGCCTGACACCACCCGAAGGCGCGGCAGGCAATGCACGTCAGGTGGGCCTGTTCGACTCGGGCAGGGCGGAAGGCTGA